From a region of the Lactuca sativa cultivar Salinas chromosome 4, Lsat_Salinas_v11, whole genome shotgun sequence genome:
- the LOC111877912 gene encoding peptidyl-prolyl cis-trans isomerase → MANPKVFFDMTVGGAPTGRIVMELYADTTPRTAENFRALCTGEKGKGTSGKPLHFKGSCFHRVIPNFMCQGGDFTRGNGTGGESIYGNKFADENFIKKHTGPGILSMANAGPNTNGSQFFICTAKTEWLDGKHVVFGRVVEGMDVVKAIEKVGSGSGSTSKPVVVADCGQL, encoded by the coding sequence ATGGCTAACCCTAAGGTTTTCTTTGACATGACCGTCGGTGGTGCCCCCACCGGGAGGATCGTCATGGAGCTGTATGCAGATACCACTCCCAGAACCGCCGAGAACTTCCGCGCTCTGTGCACCGGTGAGAAGGGAAAAGGTACCTCCGGCAAGCCCTTGCATTTCAAGGGATCCTGCTTCCACCGTGTGATCCCTAACTTCATGTGCCAGGGAGGTGACTTCACCAGAGGAAATGGAACCGGCGGCGAATCAATCTACGGAAACAAGTTCGCCGATGAGAACTTCATCAAGAAGCACACCGGTCCAGGTATCCTCTCCATGGCCAACGCCGGTCCCAACACCAACGGATCGCAGTTTTTCATCTGCACCGCTAAAACCGAGTGGCTCGACGGCAAGCACGTCGTGTTCGGAAGGGTCGTTGAAGGAATGGATGTTGTGAAGGCGATCGAGAAGGTTGGATCTGGCAGCGGAAGCACCTCAAAGCCGGTGGTCGTCGCCGATTGCGGTCAACTCTGA